The genomic interval CCGTCATCGACGCCTCCTTCTCCGTCGCACCGGGCCAGATCTTCGTCGTCATGGGCCTGTCCGGCTCCGGCAAGTCGACCCTCCTGCGGATGCTCAACGGACTCCTGGAGCCGACCGCGGGCCGTGTCCTCTTCGACGGCCAGGATCTGACCGCGCTCGGCGACCGCGAACTCCGCGAGGTCCGCGCCCACAAGATCAGCATGGTCTTCCAGCACTTCGCGCTCTTCCCGCACCGCAGCGTCCGCGAGAACGCCGCCTACGGTCTGGCCGTGCAGGGCGTGCCCCGCGCCGAGCGCGAAGCCCGCGCCGGCGAGGCGCTCGCCCTGTGCGGCCTGGCCGGCTGGGAGGACTCGTGGCCCGACGAACTGTCCGGCGGTATGCAGCAGCGCGTCGGCCTGGCCCGCGCCCTCGCCACCGACGCCGACCTGCTCCTCATGGACGAGTCGTTCAGCGCGCTCGACCCGCTGATCCGCCGGGACATGCAGGACCAACTCCTGGAACTGCAGAAGTCGTTGAAGAAGACGATCGTCTTCATCACGCACGACCTCAACGAGGCCATGCGCCTGGGCGACCGCATCGCCGTCATGCGCGACGGCCGCATCGTCCAGACCGGCACCGCCGAGGACATCCTCGTCCGCCCAGCCGACGACTACGTCTCCTCCTTCATCCAGGACGTCGACCGCTCCCGGGTCCTCACGGCGAGCTCCGTCATGGACACCGACCTGCACGGCGACGAGGCCGACTGTGCCTGCGAGACCGCGATGCCGGACACACCGTTCAACGACCTCTGCGCGATCAGCGCCCGCCTCTCGCACGCCGTAGCGGTGCTCGACAAGGACCACGAACTGGTCGGCGTCGTACCCAGGCAGCGCCTGGTCGCCTTCCTCGGCGACGAGCAGCACGAACCCACCCCCTGTGTCAGTCCGCGCGACGGCGGCGAGAAGGTGACCGCCCATGCCTAGGCTCCCGCTCGGCGACTGGGTCGACTCCGGTGTCGACTGGCTCCTCGCCCACATGTCCTGGCTCTTCGACGCGATCAAGACGGTCGTCGAGGGCATGTACGACGGCATCAACGCGGTCCTCACCGCCCCCGAACCCCTGCTCCTCGCGGGCATCCTCGCCGTGATCGCCTGGTGGCTGCGCGGACTGGTCGCCGGTGTCCTGGCCTTCGCCGGGTTCCTGCTCATCGACTCGCTCGACCTGTGGGACCGGGCCATGTCGACGCTCGCCCTGGTGCTCGTGGCGACCGTCATCGCCCTGGTGATCTCGATCCCGCTGGGCATCTGGGCGGCCCGCTCCAAGACGGTCAGCGCGGTCGTACGGCCCGCACTCGACCTGCTCCAGACGATGCCGTCGATGGTGCTGCTGATCCCGGCGATCCTCTTCTTCGGCCTCGGCACCTCCGCCGGCGTCATCGCCACCCTGATCTTCGCGCTCGCCCCCGGCGTCCGCATGACCGAGCTGGGCATCCGCCAGGTCGACGCCGAACTCGTCGAAGCGGCCGAGGCGTTCGGCACCTCACCGCGCGACACCCTGCTGCGCGTCCAGCTGCCCCTCGCCCTCCCGACGATCATGGCGGGCATCAACCAGGTCATCATGCTCGGCCTGTCGATGGTCGTCATCGCCGGCATGGTCGGCACCGGCGGCCTCGGCGGCGCCGTCAACGAGGCCATCGGCCAGCTCGACATCGGCTTCGGCTTCGAGGCGGGCGTCGGCATCGTCGTCCTCGCCATCTACCTCGACCGCATGACCAGCGCGCTCGGCACCCAGATCTCCCCGCTGGGCCGCCGCGCCGCCGCGAAGGCCCGCGCGGCAGGCAACGAGAAGCCCTGGAACTACCGCCCCCGCCCCGCGTTCGCCGTGATCGGCGTGGTCGTCCTCGCCCTCGTCGCCAGCGGCATCGGCGTCTTCGGCTCCTCCCCCGGCACCAAGGCGACCTCCGCCACGGACGTCGGCAAGGGCAAGAACATCACCATCGGCTACATCCCCTGGGACGAGGGCATCGCCTCCACCTTCCTCTGGAAGGAGATCCTGGAGGAGCGCGGCTACAAGGTGACGACCACCCAGTACGCGGCAGGCCCGCTGTACACCGGTGTCGCCACCGGCCAGGTCGACTTCCAGACCGACGCCTGGCTGCCCACCACGCACGCCGAGTACTGGAAGAAGTACGGCAAGCAGCTCGACGACCTCGGCAGCTGGTACGGCTCCACGTCCCTGGAGCTGACCGTCCCGGCGTACATGAAGGACGTCAACACCCTGGCGGACCTCAAGACCCACGCCTCCGAGTTCGACGGCAAGATCACCGGCATCGAACCGAGCGCCGGAATGATGGGCCTCCTCAAGACCAAGGTCCTCAAGGAGTACGGCCTCCAGGGCTCCTACGACGTCGTCGACGGCTCGACCCCGGCGATGCTGGCCGAGCTGAAGCGGGCGTACGCCAAGAAGCAGCCGATCGTCGTCACGCTCTGGTCGCCGCACTGGGCGTACAGCGACTACAAGCTGAAGAAGCTCAAGGACCCCAAGAACGCCTGGGGCAAGGGCGACGGCGTGCACACCGTGGCGCGCAAGGGCTTCGCCGACGACAACCCCGACGTCGGCACGTGGCTGAAGGACTTCAGGATGACCGAGAGCCAGCTCACCGGTCTTGAGGCGCAGATCCAGAAGTCGGGCAAGGGCGAGGAGCAGGACGCCGTCCGCACCTGGCTGAAGCAACACCCGGGCCTCGTCGACCAGTTGGCGCCGGTCACGAAGAACCAGAAGAGCCGGTAGGACCGACCGGAAGAGCCAGGCGGCCGGGGTGACCTGACAGTCCCGCAGCCGCCGTCCCAGAGGTGGGCCCCACCGCACGTTCCCCCCTTCGTGCGGCGGGGCCCACCTTTGTCGGTGCCCCGATCCGGTACGAAAAGGATCCGGCCAACCACATAGCGCTACGAAACCCCGCAATCAGGCCCGAGAGGTGAGCGGGAACACAGGCGACCGCGTACGCATTGAAGAGTAGAGAGGAAGTCTCCCGCCGATCGAGGGTCGGCGGGCCCGTGCGGACTGGCCAGAACCATGACGTCCGATCGCACGCTGTGTGACGTGGATGTGACAGGCGCATGAAACGGTTTGCCGAACATGCGTAGGGTGCAGAGAACTCATCAGAGGCAACTGAAGACAGACGAGCGAAGGAGGGAGCCGGAGCGATGGGCGACCACAAAGAACAGCCCCTTCGGGTGGGCGCGGCCGTACGGCGACGCCGCCGCGCGCTGTCCCTGACCCTCGCCGTCGTGGCCGAACGCAGCGGCCTGTCGGTGCCCTTCCTGAGCCAGGTCGAGAACGACCGGGCCCGCCCCAGCCGAAGCTCCCTGGAGAAGGTGGCCGACGCCCTGCGCACCACGGCCGTCGAACTTCTCGCCGCCGCCGACCCCGCGTGCAGCGTCGACGTCGTACGCGCGGAGGAGCCCGAGTCGGTCGGGGCACCCCGGATGCGTTCCCTGGTACGCGGTCACCACCAGTTGCACGCCTCGGAGTTCACCGGTGACCATGACGCCGGGCGTGAATTCCAGCACCGGAACGACGAGTTGATGTACGTCGCGGACGGCGCCGTGGAGATCGAGGCGGAGGGGCGTGCGTACCGGTTGGTGCGCGGCGACACCATGTACCTCACCGGAGGCGTCCGTCACCGCTGGCGGGCGACCGTGCCGGACACCCGGGTGGTCGTGGTCGCGGTGGCCGAGCACATCGAGGCGGTCCAGGACCGCCAGCGCTGATGCGCGTCGTCTCTCTCGTGCCGTCGCTCACGGAGGCGATCGCCGTATCGCTTCCGGGAGTTCTGGTCGGCGCGACGGACTGGTGCAGTCACCCGGCCGACCTCGACGTGACGCGCGTGGGCGGCACCAAGAACCCGAAACTCGACCCGATCCTCGCCCTCGCCCCCGACTTGGTGATCGCCAACGAGGAGGAGAACCGTGAGTCGGACCTGACTGCCTTGCGCGAGGCGGGTGTTGAGGTCCTGGTCACCGAGGTGCGTGACGTCCCGCAGGCATTCCGCGAACTCGCCCGGGTTCTCGACGCGTGCGGAGCGCCGACCCGCCCACGCTGGCTGGACGACGCGGAGCGGGCATGGGCTGAACTCCCGGCTCCCGCACGCCGATCGACCGCCGTCGTCCCCATCTGGCGCCGTCCCTGGATGGTGCTGGGCCGGGACACCTTCGCGGGCGATGTGCTGTCCCGGCTGGGAGTGGACCACGTGTACGCGACGCACGCCGAGCGCTATCCGCGTGCCACGGTCGACGAACTGCGGGCTGCGGCACCGGACTTGGTGGTCCTCCCGGACGAGCCGTACCGTTTCACGGCCGACGACGGCCCGGAGGCGTTCGCGGGTCTGCCCTGCGCGCTCGTCAGCGGCCGGCACCTCACGTGGTACGGGCCGTCACTGGGCGAAGCGCCACGGGTGCTGGGCGCGGCCCTGCGAGCAGCGCACCGCTGAGCAGGCCGCGGGCCGTGTGCACGGCGGCGGTGGCCCAGGCGGCGACCAGGACGCCGTAGAGGACGATCGCGAGCCCGTCGTAGACGGCGAGGCCGGTGTGGCGGGCCAGGGATTCGGCGCCGGTGACGCAGGTGCCGACCGGGAAGGTGAACGCCCACCAGGTCATTGTGAAGCGCATGCCGTGGCGGCGGGCGCGGACGACGTGTGCGGTGGCGAGGCCGAGCCAGAGCAGGGCGAAGCCCATGACGGGGACGCCGTAGAGGACGGCGAGGAGGCTGAAGCCCTGGGCGGAGGGGGCCGGTACGACGCCTGGGGCGAAGTCCGCGAACTTGCCTACTGCGGTGGTGGATTGGCCCAGCGGGCCCAGGACCAGGAACAGCGTCGGGGTGAGCGCGAGGGGCAGCGGTCCGCCGGTGACGAGCCGGGCGAAGACCAGCGGCAGCATCAACAGCGTTGCCAGCAGGCTCAGTCCGAACATCGCGAAGCACGCGAGGAGCAGCGTCTCCCGGGGCTGTCCGGGCGGCAGGTGGGGCACGAGGAGTGGGCCGAGCGCGGCGGACACCATGGGCGCGACGACGGGCAGCAGCCACACGGGGGTCGCCTGGGAAGGGTGCACCTTGTGCCGTACGGCCATCAGGTACGGGACGGCGACGGCGGCCGTGAGCCCGATGAGCGTCCCGGCGCCGAACAGCACGGAGTCGAGTACGACCGCCGTCCGGAGCCCGATCCAGTCCTGGCCTACGACCAGGGTGCCGCCGCCCACCGCCAGCAGGGCCATCGCGAGGCAGCCGTAGAAGGGGGCCATCGCCGGGTCGAGGAGATGGGCGCGGGCCTGGTCGCGGTGGTGGGTCCAGTGCAGGGTGCGGGCGGCGAGCAGGGCCAGCAGCATCGCGAGGGAGAGGGCCCAGACGGCGGTGCAGGCCGTGCGCAGTCCCGGGAGGTGGAGCGGGAGCCCGGCACCGGCCGTGGCGACGATGGCGGTGCCCATGACGGAGGCGTACCAGTTGGGTCCGAGATGACGAACGGCGGTGACCATGCCTCCACCGTCTCGCCGACTGAGACGCGCGACCAGGGAGTATGTGTCTATGGGGACATAAACTGGATTTATGAGCGGGAGTGAGACGGAAGATCAGCGCGGCGGGTCGATCGCGCACCGGGTGCCGGACCTCGGGGCGCTGGAGCTGTTGCTGGCGGTGGCCCGGCTCGGCAGCCTCGGCGCCGCGGCCCGCGAACTGGGCATCACGCAGCCGGCCGCCAGCAGCCGTATCCGCTCCATGGAACGACAGCTCGGCGTGGCCCTGGTCGACCGTTCACCGCGCGGCTCGACCCTGACCGACGCCGGTGCCCTGGTCACGGACTGGGCCCGCCGGGTCGTCGAGGCGGCGGCTGCCTTCGACGCGGGTGCCCAGGCGCTACGACACCGTCGCGACTCCCGGCTCCGCGTAGCCGCCAGCATGACCATCGCCGAGTACCTGCTCCCCGGCTGGCTCCTCGCCCTGCGCTCCCAACGCCCGGACACAGCCGTCTCGTTGCTGGCCGGCAACTCGACCACGGTCGCGGAACGGCTCCTCGCCGACGAGGCCGACCTGGGCTTCGTGGAGGGCCTGTCCGTGCCCGCGGGACTGGACTCCACGGTGATCGCCCATGACCACCTGATCGTCGTGACCGCCCCGACCCACCCGTGGGCCCGCCGCCAACGCCCGGTCCCGGCGGCGGAGTTGGCGTCGACGCCGCTGATCCTGCGGGAGGAGGGCTCGGGCACGCGGCAGGTACTGGACGCGGCGCTGGGTGGCCTGGCCCGGCCTCTCATCGAGTTGTCGTCCACCACGGCGGTCAAGGCGTCGGCGGTGAGCGGAGCGGGGCCCGCGGTGTTGAGCGAACTCGCCGTGGGGGAGGAGCTGTCGATGCGGAGGCTGGTGCGTATCCCCGTCGAAGGGATCACTCTCGCCCGGGACTTGAGAGCGGTGTGGCCCACCGGGCACCGGCCGACGGGACCGGCGCGGGAACTGCTCTCGCTGACGCAGGGCTAACGAGCCTTCGCGGCCGCTTCCACCAACGCCCGCATCACCCGCAGGTCTTCGCCCATCTCGGGGTGCCACTGCACCCCCAACACCCAGTCGGCGGAGGGGAGTTCGACGGCCTCCGGGGTGCCGTCCTCGGACCAGGCCGACACCGTCAGGCCCGCGCCCAGGCGGTCCACGGACTGGTGGTGGAAGGTCGGGACCGAGGTCTCCTCCGGAACCGCCGACGCGTACAGGGTTCCCGGTACCGGCTTCACCGGATGGTGGCCGAAGACTCCCGGGGTCTCCGCGTGGCCGTCTATGTGCTGGACGAGCGTGCCGCCGACGGCGACGTTGAGGAGCTGCATTCCCCGGCAGATGCCCAGGAGGGGGATGCCCGCGGTCAACGCGGCCTCGATCAGGGCGAGTTCCCAGGCGTCTCGGGCGGGAGCCGGTGGGCCGGTGCGGGGGTCGCGGTCGGCGCCGTAGCGGACCGGTTCCACGTCAGGGCCGCCCGCGATCACCAGGGCGTCCAGGCGGGCGACCGTCGCCGCGGCGTGTTCGGGGGCGTCGGGGGGCAGC from Streptomyces sp. NBC_01288 carries:
- a CDS encoding quaternary amine ABC transporter ATP-binding protein, coding for MSARLEAEHLYKVFGRRPDQAVERLREGADREELRAEGTTAAVIDASFSVAPGQIFVVMGLSGSGKSTLLRMLNGLLEPTAGRVLFDGQDLTALGDRELREVRAHKISMVFQHFALFPHRSVRENAAYGLAVQGVPRAEREARAGEALALCGLAGWEDSWPDELSGGMQQRVGLARALATDADLLLMDESFSALDPLIRRDMQDQLLELQKSLKKTIVFITHDLNEAMRLGDRIAVMRDGRIVQTGTAEDILVRPADDYVSSFIQDVDRSRVLTASSVMDTDLHGDEADCACETAMPDTPFNDLCAISARLSHAVAVLDKDHELVGVVPRQRLVAFLGDEQHEPTPCVSPRDGGEKVTAHA
- a CDS encoding ABC transporter permease/substrate binding protein, whose amino-acid sequence is MPRLPLGDWVDSGVDWLLAHMSWLFDAIKTVVEGMYDGINAVLTAPEPLLLAGILAVIAWWLRGLVAGVLAFAGFLLIDSLDLWDRAMSTLALVLVATVIALVISIPLGIWAARSKTVSAVVRPALDLLQTMPSMVLLIPAILFFGLGTSAGVIATLIFALAPGVRMTELGIRQVDAELVEAAEAFGTSPRDTLLRVQLPLALPTIMAGINQVIMLGLSMVVIAGMVGTGGLGGAVNEAIGQLDIGFGFEAGVGIVVLAIYLDRMTSALGTQISPLGRRAAAKARAAGNEKPWNYRPRPAFAVIGVVVLALVASGIGVFGSSPGTKATSATDVGKGKNITIGYIPWDEGIASTFLWKEILEERGYKVTTTQYAAGPLYTGVATGQVDFQTDAWLPTTHAEYWKKYGKQLDDLGSWYGSTSLELTVPAYMKDVNTLADLKTHASEFDGKITGIEPSAGMMGLLKTKVLKEYGLQGSYDVVDGSTPAMLAELKRAYAKKQPIVVTLWSPHWAYSDYKLKKLKDPKNAWGKGDGVHTVARKGFADDNPDVGTWLKDFRMTESQLTGLEAQIQKSGKGEEQDAVRTWLKQHPGLVDQLAPVTKNQKSR
- a CDS encoding helix-turn-helix domain-containing protein, producing the protein MGDHKEQPLRVGAAVRRRRRALSLTLAVVAERSGLSVPFLSQVENDRARPSRSSLEKVADALRTTAVELLAAADPACSVDVVRAEEPESVGAPRMRSLVRGHHQLHASEFTGDHDAGREFQHRNDELMYVADGAVEIEAEGRAYRLVRGDTMYLTGGVRHRWRATVPDTRVVVVAVAEHIEAVQDRQR
- a CDS encoding helical backbone metal receptor → MRVVSLVPSLTEAIAVSLPGVLVGATDWCSHPADLDVTRVGGTKNPKLDPILALAPDLVIANEEENRESDLTALREAGVEVLVTEVRDVPQAFRELARVLDACGAPTRPRWLDDAERAWAELPAPARRSTAVVPIWRRPWMVLGRDTFAGDVLSRLGVDHVYATHAERYPRATVDELRAAAPDLVVLPDEPYRFTADDGPEAFAGLPCALVSGRHLTWYGPSLGEAPRVLGAALRAAHR
- a CDS encoding TDT family transporter; translation: MVTAVRHLGPNWYASVMGTAIVATAGAGLPLHLPGLRTACTAVWALSLAMLLALLAARTLHWTHHRDQARAHLLDPAMAPFYGCLAMALLAVGGGTLVVGQDWIGLRTAVVLDSVLFGAGTLIGLTAAVAVPYLMAVRHKVHPSQATPVWLLPVVAPMVSAALGPLLVPHLPPGQPRETLLLACFAMFGLSLLATLLMLPLVFARLVTGGPLPLALTPTLFLVLGPLGQSTTAVGKFADFAPGVVPAPSAQGFSLLAVLYGVPVMGFALLWLGLATAHVVRARRHGMRFTMTWWAFTFPVGTCVTGAESLARHTGLAVYDGLAIVLYGVLVAAWATAAVHTARGLLSGALLAGPRPAPVALRPVTARTT
- a CDS encoding LysR family transcriptional regulator — its product is MSGSETEDQRGGSIAHRVPDLGALELLLAVARLGSLGAAARELGITQPAASSRIRSMERQLGVALVDRSPRGSTLTDAGALVTDWARRVVEAAAAFDAGAQALRHRRDSRLRVAASMTIAEYLLPGWLLALRSQRPDTAVSLLAGNSTTVAERLLADEADLGFVEGLSVPAGLDSTVIAHDHLIVVTAPTHPWARRQRPVPAAELASTPLILREEGSGTRQVLDAALGGLARPLIELSSTTAVKASAVSGAGPAVLSELAVGEELSMRRLVRIPVEGITLARDLRAVWPTGHRPTGPARELLSLTQG
- a CDS encoding gamma-glutamyl-gamma-aminobutyrate hydrolase family protein, which translates into the protein MAGRPLIGISTYLEAGARWGTWELEAALLPAGYPRLVQRAGGLAAMLPPDAPEHAAATVARLDALVIAGGPDVEPVRYGADRDPRTGPPAPARDAWELALIEAALTAGIPLLGICRGMQLLNVAVGGTLVQHIDGHAETPGVFGHHPVKPVPGTLYASAVPEETSVPTFHHQSVDRLGAGLTVSAWSEDGTPEAVELPSADWVLGVQWHPEMGEDLRVMRALVEAAAKAR